Proteins encoded in a region of the Trypanosoma brucei gambiense DAL972 chromosome 11, complete sequence genome:
- a CDS encoding synaptojanin (N-terminal domain), putative, producing the protein MMDSDLQGHRNSGQRCSPWVNCDAFLQPEITKPLRNIVVCDLPAQCYIIGTSSKKNIEQKEVLLFNKSDGGPLVYSYSRSYTADEVDSLTACASKEGRLLHVKALLGCVRFTSGYYLLLATRRQTVARIGFNRIFEALDIELVSLCLPKMIALTTVVATKAATVLGVKGPASSSIQKARLQEEEYCRQFLSSAHKQNLFYSRTYDLTNTLQSNMTIPSQRRLVRTKFVWNEFLLEPLFTLQETESVRCERESAQNGGQSYEAAPLCPKDLRRWFVYVAQGSIVQRAVWCGSRPLLFTLIARTSKNYAGARYFRRGVNGNGHVANHVEIEQIISDESTLHDYGRRGSFTSYVQVRGSVPLHWFQPPTQLPKPPIKLGMSNFYCVDTCRHFQELLGDYGAPVIVVNLLRKREKHLREGALGSEFKKAVETLIGYTKKDFLGGCESSSNVLIYREYDIRASAQDAWNKTTSLAEEVFAKNGFFVCGTDASTGVDTGCYGRCCIHSNGYDAERSVRLQQGVTRSNCLDCVDRTNLAQYFFGLHALGYQLHALGLLHSPIDLSLSPQVREQFLHMYLLMGDIIALHYGGSAQVGAGVLNRGTGWDKMMGIKRLYNNILGDREKQLFMNLFLGRFQPCPNRCSPSQNPVMRIPDGEQQGTGSDGKGNESNESTNSSKQVACLADLSEGASDYYLVVNGGPSLPDPTELVGWWKKPLQFFSSFFQPRQRSLLDENAPSSPVSFGFVPHEGGNGKGSADDEEEYIVREICIDERAAAIDPYTNRGLVGAGAGELKEEGSAVLLQRTTAATTSLNRKTRTLLTAAHTEPSPQILWFVQDSLCNEQHQEAEFPQSDVASNKRDIPTEKIPDDLLYYDHLTYPDYVLGSEFNKNIETARCMCDNCVPEDDLQRMQLEVMHKYGDPCDWGVETVIDALLDVEPGVKRETIDALRQMNVHGRTLLNMNTKSLEEKVLLQRFIRLVDKLFRSASSSPPQHVRDDEMSELWLLHQHSDALEKSNIFASCKIVSCPDATQRVLQPFFRDLLAPDIIAATLRTLISKMADPDSGVPRSDRIRYREGSGCQYVPPVVVAQQCFSSNELHEWLLTESPRLGLTLHEHVESHERAQACWQFVLWLVHAKIVVPISIELVSGVLVPPVVTRADVTSSTRLFTLSTIQELHVLNESERHPCGDVDVLRVKINPIKSTPLLLTGASALACAETLVAVALDTLLYMQDMSSPTVPPDVSHNPTAWKLLETVSTSSAHLAAVNIRGLERRELFCFWANVFNALYIHAWMSTLGKRAQDFTCFYNTNGYNVGGCFFSLSDIKDGILRGNKPAYYAVLPPFSKSDPRLFMVIPPDPSDIEVELQMKSRNCFDDKHITTSSRRDLHTRILLALIDAYLVPENFEDMPSYNPRTLLFASSPTVASRSAEGSNSSFLEDDLEIDESYRSRTTVGLWHANSIPVVAATWLSSWFNQRHTNKSSTLANPCVPLTSEHLLQQIHAAESFVLRSLSRAPQPTVPLHGVHVPRALLPLFVNMDNASIDEFMQLLSVSPRSETSLRCDMWISNPPA; encoded by the coding sequence ATGATGGACAGTGATTTGCAGGGTCACCGTAACAGTGGACAACGATGCTCACCGTGGGTAAATTGTGATGCATTCCTGCAACCGGAGATCACTAAACCACTTAGGAACATTGTTGTCTGTGACCTCCCAGCACAATGTTACATTATTGGCACGAgttccaaaaaaaacatcgagCAGAAagaagtgttgttgtttaataAAAGTGATGGTGGACCTCTTGTCTATAGCTATAGCAGATCATACACGGCGGACGAAGTGGACTCGCTTACCGCTTGTGCATCGAAAGAGGGGCGGCTGCTACATGTCAAAGCACTACTGGGATGCGTTCGCTTTACTAGTGGTTATTACCTACTTTTGGCAACTAGGCGGCAAACGGTAGCGCGTATAGGCTTTAATCGCATTTTCGAAGCTCTCGATATTGAACTTGTTTCATTGTGTCTTCCAAAAATGATAGCTTTAACGACCGTAGTGGCCACAAAGGCGGCGACGGTGTTGGGAGTAAAGGGGCCGGCGAGCTCGTCAATACAAAAAGCTCGTCTTCAAGAGGAGGAGTATTGTCGACAGTTTCTTTCATCAGCACATAAGCAAAACCTGTTTTACTCGCGCACATATGATTTGACAAACACGCTGCAGTCCAACATGACCATCCCCAGCCAGAGACGGCTTGTGCGGACAAAGTTTGTGTGGAATGAATTTCTTTTGGAACCGTTATTCACTCTACAGGAGACGGAATCTGTTCGGTGCGAGAGAGAATCTGCTCAAAATGGTGGCCAATCATATGAGGCAGCACCGCTGTGCCCTAAGGATTTGCGGCGGTGGTTTGTCTACGTTGCACAAGGGTCTATTGTCCAGCGTGCCGTGTGGTGTGGGTCCCGACCACTGCTCTTTACACTGATAGCTCGCACAAGTAAAAACTACGCTGGTGCCCGTTACTTTCGTCGCGGTGTGAATGGGAACGGCCACGTTGCAAACCATGTTGAGATCGAGCAAATTATCTCCGACGAATCAACGTTGCACGACTATGGGCGAAGAGGCAGTTTTACATCTTACGTCCAGGTACGTGGTTCGGTACCCCTTCACTGGTTTCAGCCACCTACACAACTCCCTAAACCACCTATTAAATTGGGCATGAGTAATTTTTATTGCGTCGACACCTGCAGACACTTCCAGGAACTTCTAGGGGACTATGGTGCACCAGTTATTGTTGTGAACTTGCTACGAAAGCGGGAGAAACACCTCCGTGAAGGTGCTCTTGGCAGTGAGTTTAAGAAAGCTGTGGAAACTTTAATTGGATACACGAAAAAGGATTTTTTAGGTGGGTGCGAAAGCTCATCAAACGTGTTGATCTACAGGGAATATGACATACGGGCCAGTGCACAAGACGCCTGGAACAAGACAACATCGCTGGCGGAAGAGGTGTTCGCCAAGAACGGGTTTTTTGTATGTGGTACTGACGCGAGCACTGGTGTCGACACTGGTTGTTATGGTCGGTGTTGCATTCATAGTAATGGTTATGATGCAGAACGGAGTGTAAGACTACAACAGGGTGTAACTCGCAGCAACTGTCTTGACTGCGTTGATCGAACTAATTTAGCCCAGTATTTCTTTGGTTTGCATGCACTCGGGTATCAACTGCATGCTCTTGGTCTTCTCCATTCACCAATAGATCTCTCTCTTTCGCCCCAGGTACGCGAGCAGTTCCTGCACATGTACCTATTGATGGGAGATATTATTGCCTTGCATTATGGCGGGTCGGCACAGGTGGGGGCTGGTGTGCTAAACCGAGGAACGGGGTGGGACAAAATGATGGGTATCAAGCGGTTGTACAACAATATCCTCGGTGATCGCGAGAAACAGTTGTTCATGAACCTCTTTCTCGGTCGGTTTCAGCCATGTCCAAATCGGTGCTCCCCTTCCCAAAACCCAGTGATGCGCATCCCTGATGGTGAACAGCAGGGCACTGGGAGCGATGGAAAAGGCAATGAGTCCAACGAATCAACTAATTCCAGTAAACAGGTTGCTTGTTTAGCAGACCTGTCTGAGGGAGCATCTGACTACTACTTAGTGGTCAATGGTGGCCCATCGCTCCCCGATCCCACTGAACTAGTCGGATGGTGGAAGAAGCCATTACAATTCTTTAGTAGCTTCTTCCAGCCTCGCCAACGGTCCTTGCTGGACGAGAACGCACCTTCCTCTCCTGTGTCCTTCGGTTTCGTACCGCACGAGGGCGGGAATGGTAAAGGATCTGCAGATGATGAGGAAGAGTACATTGTTCGAGAAATATGCATTGATGAACGTGCGGCAGCCATTGATCCATATACTAATAGGGGGTTGGTCGGCGCAGGTGCAGGTGAGTTGAAAGAGGAAGGTTCAGCTGTATTGTTGCAACGAACAACAGCGGCCACGACATCACTTAACCGGAAAACACGGACCCTTCTAACCGCTGCGCACACCGAACCGTCACCACAGATTTTATGGTTCGTGCAGGATTCCTTGTGCAATGAGCAGCACCAGGAAGCTGAATTTCCACAGAGCGACGTTGCGTCCAACAAACGTGACATCCCGACTGAAAAGATACCTGATGATTTACTCTACTATGATCATCTCACATATCCTGATTACGTGTTAGGGAGTGAATTTAACAAGAACATTGAAACAGCAAGATGTATGTGCGATAATTGCGTCCCCGAGGATGACCTCCAACGCATGCAGTTGGAGGTAATGCACAAATATGGTGATCCATGTGACTGGGGTGTGGAAACAGTTATAGACGCTCTGCTAGATGTGGAACCGGGTGTGAAGCGCGAAACCATAGATGCATTGCGACAGATGAATGTTCATGGACGTACGCTACTCAATATGAACACAAAATCTCTGGAAGAGAAGGTTTTGCTTCAACGCTTCATCAGGTTGGTGGACAAACTGTTTCGTTCAGCATCCAGCTCCCCTCCCCAGCATGTTAGGGACGACGAGATGAGTGAATTATGGTTGCTCCACCAACACAGTGATGCTTTAGAAAAGTCAAATATATTCGCTTCTTGCAAAATTGTATCTTGTCCGGACGCTACGCAACGGGTGCTGCAACCCTTCTTTCGTGATTTGTTGGCACCGGATATTATTGCGGCGACACTGAGAACATTAATATCGAAGATGGCCGATCCTGACTCCGGCGTCCCGCGCAGTGATCGAATTCGCTACCGTGAGGGAAGTGGCTGCCAATACGTTCCTCCTGTTGTAGTAGCACAGCAATGCTTTAGTTCTAATGAACTGCATGAATGGTTGCTCACCGAATCACCGCGCTTGGGCCTCACATTACATGAGCATGTCGAGTCGCACGAAAGGGCACAAGCGTGTTGGCAATTTGTTCTCTGGTTAGTGCATGCAAAAATTGTCGTTCCAATATCTATTGAACTAGTCTCCGGTGTTTTAGTGCCCCCTGTTGTTACAAGGGCTGATGTGACATCATCTACAAGGCTGTTTACATTGAGTACAATACAGGAACTCCACGTGCTCAACGAAAGTGAGCGTCACCCGTGTGGTGACGTGGATGTGCTGAGGGTTAAAATAAACCCAATCAAATCAACCCCTTTGCTTCTCACCGGAGCTTCTGCTCTCGCATGTGCCGAAACTCTGGTTGCTGTGGCGTTGGATACATTGCTTTACATGCAGGATATGTCCTCACCTACTGTACCCCCAGATGTGTCCCACAACCCCACTGCTTGGAAGTTGTTGGAGACGGTATCCACTTCCAGTGCTCACCTTGCAGCGGTTAACATCAGAGGGCTTGAGCGCCGGGAgctgttctgcttctgggcGAACGTTTTCAACGCCTTGTACATTCATGCATGGATGTCAACACTAGGCAAACGGGCACAGGATTTTACATGCTTCTACAATACAAATGGTTATAACGTTGGCggttgcttcttttcgttgAGTGACATCAAAGATGGCATATTAAGGGGAAACAAACCCGCCTACTACGCTGTTCTACCTCCGTTCAGCAAGTCTGACCCGCGATTGTTTATGGTTATCCCCCCAGATCCGAGTGACATTGAAGTGGAACTGCAAATGAAATCCAGAAATTGTTTTGATGATAAGCATATCACCACCTCAAGTCGCCGTGATCTTCATACACGTATTTTGCTTGCTTTAATTGACGCCTACCTGGTGCCGGAGAATTTTGAAGACATGCCGTCGTACAACCCGCGAACGCTCCTCTTTGCAAGTTCCCCCACTGTTGCGTCACGCAGTGCAGAGGGAAGTAACAGCAGTTTCCTGGAGGATGACTTGGAAATTGACGAATCTTATCGATCGCGTACTACTGTGGGGTTGTGGCACGCGAATAGTATTCCTGTCGTTGCTGCGACCTGGCTATCGTCATGGTTCAACCAGCGCCACACGAATAAAAGCTCCACTCTTGCCAATCCATGTGTTCCACTTACTTCAGAACACCTATTGCAGCAAATACATGCCGCGGAGAGTTTTGTGTTGCGCTCACTCAGTCGCGCTCCACAGCCCACTGTTCCACTTCATGGCGTGCATGTCCCTCGAGctttgctgccgctgtttgTCAATATGGACAACGCTAGTATTGATGAGTTCATGCAATTACTGTCCGTTTCGCCACGGTCAGAAACATCACTTCGATGTGATATGTGGATTTCTAACCCACCTGCGTAA